Genomic window (Polaromonas sp. JS666):
GGGTGCCAGCTTTAGCGCGCTGGAGTCGCCCTACAAAGGCAGCTTTTTTGGCTTGCTGCACACCGCTGGCGATGTCTGGGTGGCCTACGGCCTGCGCGGCACGGCCTACCGCTCCACGGACGCGGGCACGCACTGGGAAAAACTCGACACCGGCCTGCCCATGGCTGTCGGCGCGGGCGCGGCTTTGGCCGGCGGCGGCTTTGTGCTGATGGGTCAGGCCGGGGACGCATTGGTGGGGCGCGACGATGGGCCCGCGCTCAAGCGTGTGCCTGCGCGCGAGCCGGTTCCGGTGTCTGGTGTCGCCATCGCAGCCGATGGCAGCCTGGTGCTGGCCAGCCTGCGCGGCATGCGACGGCTGCCTGCCCTGTCTGTTGATTGAAGAAAATTTTATGCACGCCGATTCCTCCTCCATCAACGCATCCAGCCAGCCTGTCGTCGCGCGGCTTGAAGATTTCGACACGCGCTCCGGCACGCTGCTCGAACGCGCTTTTTTTAACCACCGTCCCTGGGTCATGGCCCTGTGCCTGCTGCTGACCCTGGTGCTGGGCTGGCAGGCGACAAAACTGCAGTTGAACGCCAGCTTCGAGAAGACCATCCCGACCTCGCATCCCTACATCGTCAACTACCTGGCGCACAAGGGCGACCTGGCGGGCCAGGGCAACGCGCTGCGACTGGTGGTACAGGCCAAAAAGGGCACGATTTTCGACAAGCGCTATCTGGATGCGCTGCAGAAAATCAACGACGAAATTTTCCTGCTCCCCGGCGTGGACCGGCCTTTCATGAAGTCGCTGTGGACCTCCAACACCCGCTGGGTGGCGGTGACCGAAGAGGGCCTGGACGGCGGCCCGGTGATTCCTGACGTCTACGACGGCTCCGCCGCCAGTCTTGCCGACCTGCGCGCCAATGTGGAACGCTCGGGCGAGATCGGGCAACTGGTGGCCGGCGATTTCAAATCCAGCATCGTGTTTGTGCCCCTGCTGGACCGCAACCCCGAGACCGGCAAGGCGCTGGACTACGGTGATCTGTCGCGCCAGATCGAAGTGCTGCGCGCCAGGTACGGCAGCGACACGCTGGAGATCGGTGTGACCGGTTTTGCCAAGGTAGTGGGCGACCTGATTGAAGGCCTGCAGCAGGTGTTGCTGTTCTTCCTGCTGGCTCTGGCGATCACCACCATGGTGCTGTTTGCCTACACCCGCTGCGGCCGCAGCACGGCGCTGGTGGTGGCTTGTTCCCTGGTGGCAGTGGTCTGGCAGTTCGGCCTGCTGGCGCTGTTGGGTTATGAGCTTGATCCTTACTCGGTGCTGGTGCCCTTTCTGGTGTTTGCCATCGGCATGAGCCACGGTGCGCAGAAGATGAACGGCATCATGCAGGACATTGGCCGCGGCACGCACCGGGTGGTGGCGGCGCGCTATACCTTTCGCCGCCTCTTCATGGCCGGCCTGACGGCGCTGCTATGCGACGCGGTGGGCTTTGCCGTGCTGGTCATCATCCAGATCAAGGTAATCCAGGACCTGGCCCTGATCGCCAGCATTGGCGTGGCCGTGCTGATCTTCACCAACCTGGTGTTGCTGCCGATTTTGCTGTCCTACACGGGCGTGGCCCCGTCGGCAGCGGCGCGCAGCCTGCGCGAAGAAACCGTGCAAGCGGGCGCCAGACGCCCCTGGCTGTGGGCCTTGCTGGACCACTTCACGCAAAAGCGCTGGGCCACGGCGGCCATCGTAGTCTCAGGCTTGATGGCGGCGGGCGGTTATGCCGTCAGCGTGAACCTGAAGATTGGCGACCTGGATCCCGGTGCCTCCGAGCTGCGGGCCGACTCGCGCTACAACCGCGACAACGCCTACCAAATCTCGCACTACGCCGCCAGCGCCGACATCCTGACCGTGATGGTGACTACGCCGGTGGACCAGTGCACCAGCTACGGCACGCTGGCCAGGCTGGACAGCCTGGCCTGGGGCCTGGAGCAGTTGCCGGGCGTGGAGTCCACCAACTCCATGGCCGCGCTGTCCAGGCTGGCCATGGTGGGCTACAACGAAGGTAACTTCAAATGGTTTGAGCTGCTGCCCAACGACGGCGCTCTGGGCGGCGTGCAAACCCGCGCCCCGCGTGAGCTGTTCAACCAGAACTGCTCCTTCCTGGCGTTGTACGTGTACCTGAAGGACCACAAGGCCGAAACCCTGTCGCGGGTGGTGGCCGAGGTCGAGAAATTTGCCGCTGCCAACAACACGCCCGAGGTCACTTTCAAACTGGCCGCCGGCAGTGCCGGCATCGATGCAGCCACCAACATCGTGGTGGGCAAAGCCATGCAAGAGATGCTGCTGTGGGTCTATGCGGCGGTGGTGGTCCTGTGCTGGATCACCTTTCGCTCCTGGCGTGCCGTGGTGGTGGCGGTGCTGCCGCTGGTGCTGACCTCCATCTTGTGCGAGGCGTTGATGGTGTGGCTGGGCATGGGCGTGAAGGTTGCCACCTTGCCGGTGATTGCACTGGGCGTGGGCATCGGCGTGGACTACGCGCTGTATGTGCTGAGCATTACCCTGGCCCGCATGCGGGAGGGCGCCAGCCTGTCAGACGCCTATCACCATGCGCTGCAGTTCACGGGTCGGGTTGTCATGCTCACGGGCATCACCCTGGCGCTGGCTGTTGGCACCTGGGCCTTTTCGCCCATCAAGTTCCAGGCCGACATGGGCATTTTGCTGGCCTTCATGTTCGTCTGGAACATGGTCGGGGCGCTGGTGCTGCTGCCTGCGTTGGGGCACTTTTTGCTGCGCAAACCAGTGGTGGCGGTGGTTGCGCCAGCCGCGATTTCTGTATCAATCTAATCTTTAAATCCATGACGACATCTCCTGTTCGCACCACGCTGGACGCTACGCCTCTCGACCCCGCCTTTGCCGGTTTTCTGGCCCAAGCTGCGGCCCAGGGAGCCCCCCCTCTGGAGGCCTTGCCGCCTCCCATTGCGCGGCAGGTCTACCGGGACCTGGCCAACGCCTTGGGCCTGCCCGCCCCGGCCATTGGCAAGGTGGAAGATAAAAGCATTCCCGGCCCCGGTGGCGTGCTGCCTTTGCGGGCATACAGTCCCACGACTCAGGGGCCGTGGCCCGTGCTGTTGTACGTGCATGGAGGAGGTTTTGTGATGGGCGATCTGCAAACGCATGACGAGGTCTGCCGCACCCTGTGCCACCTTACGGGCATGCTGGTCGTGGCGGTGGACTACCGGCTGGCTCCCGAGCATCCGTTCCCGGCCGCCCCTGATGATGCGGAAGCGGCCTTGCGCTGGATCTGCGTCCATGCGGACACCCTGGGTGGTGACCCGCATCGCATCGCCGTGGCGGGCGACAGCGCCGGGGCACAGCTGGCCCTGGTGGCGGTGCGGCGGGTGCAGTCCCCCGCGGTGCGAGCCCTGGGCCTGATTTACCCCGTGGCGCAGCACCCGGACGAGCCCAGTCCGTCGTACCAGGAAAATGAAGGCAAGTTCCTCACCAAGGGGGTCATGCAGTGGTTCACCGCCAGCTATCTGGGCGGGCCATCACCCACGCCGCCGGATCATCCCGATGTGGCGCTGCTGAAGTCCGAGCTGGCGGCGCTGCCCGCCACCTGGGTCGCCACCATGGGCCATGACCCGCTGCGTGACGAAGGCCATGCGCTGGCCCTGCGTGCCGAGGCCGCAGGCGTTTTGGTCGCGCACCAGCACTACCCCAGCGCCATCCACGCCTGCATCCATTTCAGCGCCGTGTCCCCCATTGGCCCGCAGGTGCTGGCGGACTTGGCGCAGTGGTTGCGCGAGCAGGCTTGATGTGCCAGGCCGACTGGCGTGGTCTGTGATGCGCTAGCGCAGCAGGGTTGACATGGCCGACAGGCAGTTGACCATGCGCACCGCAGCCTCCACCGTCGGTGCTTCAAAGCCGACTTCATCGCCATCCAGCCGCTGCAGGGTGGGCCACTGGCAAAACAAATCGGCCAGCGCCGGTGTCTGGGTCTGGATGTGCACGGCGATGGGCCCCGCCAGCACAAAGGGGCGGGCCGTGCCGAGCTGCGCCAGCGCGGCCGCCACGCCCACCTGGATGGCGCTGCAGGCCTGCGCGGGCGAGAGGCTGATGCCGCTGGTCTGGCCGGTGGCGCGCTTGGTTTGCACAAAAGTGGCATGCGGGAACACGGGCCGGTGTTCCTCGATGAACACATCGTCGCCGCTGGCCATCACCACCGGCACGCCGTACTCGCCGGCCAGCGCGCCATAGATGCCGGCTTCGCCCAGCTCGACGCCGTTGAAGCGCACGCGTGCAAAAGCAAAGCTGTTGATGGTGTGGGCCAGGATGCCGCGGCCCTGCGCACGCGAGTGGTAACCGATCATGCACACAGCGTCCATGCCGTTGTCGACGCCGGCCATCATGCTCAGGTAGCGCGGCTTGCCCATGACGGCCTGGGCGCGAGCATCCAGCAGGTCTGGCGGCATGTTGCGAAAGCCACCGTGCGAGTCGTTGACCAGCACCTCGGTGGCGCCGGCCTCGAAAGCGCCGGCAATGGCGGCGTTGGCCTCGTGCGTCATCAGCAGGCGGGCGCGCTCGTACTCGGGGTTGCCGCTGCGCACCTGCTCGTGGTGGAAAACGCCGGCAACGCCTTCGATGTCGGTGGAAATCAGGACTTTCATGGGAACTCGTTCAGGGTGTCTGTGGATGTGTCGGCGCAGCGCCGTCGGGCAGCAGATCGGCCAGTGCCTTGCGGTGGTGGCCGTTGCGGCCGGTCACGGCACGGGCGCAGCAGAGGGCGTGGACGATGGCCTGCTCGGTGCTGTCGGCCACGGCCTGAAACAGCGGGTCGATCAGGCCGTCATGCAGCATGGCCACGGCCGGCATGGGTCTGTCGGTTTGCTGGGGCACGGTGTAGGCGGTGGAAAACGCCAGGGCGATGTCGCCGCTGCCGTGGCCGAACACCGAACCGGTGCGGGCCAGGCCGGCGCCGGCGCGCAGCGCCAGCCGGCGCAGCTGGCGCGCATCGAGCGGCGCATCGGTGGCAATCAGCAGGATGATGGAGCCCTTCTCGGGTTCGTCAGCCTCCAGCGCCAAGGGGCCGGCCAACTGGCTGGCCAGCCGGGCGCCCAGGGCCTGCCCGGCCATGACCAGCTGCGGCAGCCGGCCGTAGTTGGCCAGCACCAGCGCGCCGACGGTGTGTTCGCCGCCGCCAGGTGCCGGCACACGGCGCGACGCCGTGCCGATGCCACCCTTGAGACCAAAGCTCGACATGCCGCGCCCGGCACCGACCGAGCCTTCCTCGACGTCCGTGCCCGCTTGCGCGCAGGCTTGCAGGTAGTGCTGCCCGGTGACGGCCATGCGCTGGATGTCGTTGAGAAAGCCGTCGTTGCATTCAAATACCAGCGGATTGACCGTGGGCAGGCTGCGGCCGGTTTCGGGGTTGGCGGCGATGCACTGGCGGATTTGTGCCTCGGCCACGGGGGCGACCGAAAAGGTGTTGGTCAGCGCAATCGGCGTTTCCAGAACGCCGAGTTCCTCGACCTGCACCAGTCCCACACTCTTGCCGAAGCCGTTGAGCACGACCGCGGCCGCGGGCACCCGGTCGCGGAACAGATCGCCGCCATGGGGGCAGACCACCGTCACACCGGTCTGCACTTCGTGGGCGTCAAGCGTGCAATGGCCCACGGTGACACCGGCCACGTCGGTGATGGCATTGCGCGGCCCTGGCGGCAGGCTGCCGATGTGGGGCAGCAGATGGCGAAGCATCACGAAAAGGCTTTCCTACTGGCGGTCAATTTTGGGGTCCAGCGCATCGCGCAGGCCGTCACCCAGCAGGTTGAAGGCCAGCACCGTCAGGAAAATCGCCAGGCTGGGAAACAGCGCCACGTGCGGCGCGTTGACCATGTCGG
Coding sequences:
- a CDS encoding alpha/beta hydrolase, whose protein sequence is MTTSPVRTTLDATPLDPAFAGFLAQAAAQGAPPLEALPPPIARQVYRDLANALGLPAPAIGKVEDKSIPGPGGVLPLRAYSPTTQGPWPVLLYVHGGGFVMGDLQTHDEVCRTLCHLTGMLVVAVDYRLAPEHPFPAAPDDAEAALRWICVHADTLGGDPHRIAVAGDSAGAQLALVAVRRVQSPAVRALGLIYPVAQHPDEPSPSYQENEGKFLTKGVMQWFTASYLGGPSPTPPDHPDVALLKSELAALPATWVATMGHDPLRDEGHALALRAEAAGVLVAHQHYPSAIHACIHFSAVSPIGPQVLADLAQWLREQA
- a CDS encoding M55 family metallopeptidase; its protein translation is MKVLISTDIEGVAGVFHHEQVRSGNPEYERARLLMTHEANAAIAGAFEAGATEVLVNDSHGGFRNMPPDLLDARAQAVMGKPRYLSMMAGVDNGMDAVCMIGYHSRAQGRGILAHTINSFAFARVRFNGVELGEAGIYGALAGEYGVPVVMASGDDVFIEEHRPVFPHATFVQTKRATGQTSGISLSPAQACSAIQVGVAAALAQLGTARPFVLAGPIAVHIQTQTPALADLFCQWPTLQRLDGDEVGFEAPTVEAAVRMVNCLSAMSTLLR
- a CDS encoding P1 family peptidase, translating into MLRHLLPHIGSLPPGPRNAITDVAGVTVGHCTLDAHEVQTGVTVVCPHGGDLFRDRVPAAAVVLNGFGKSVGLVQVEELGVLETPIALTNTFSVAPVAEAQIRQCIAANPETGRSLPTVNPLVFECNDGFLNDIQRMAVTGQHYLQACAQAGTDVEEGSVGAGRGMSSFGLKGGIGTASRRVPAPGGGEHTVGALVLANYGRLPQLVMAGQALGARLASQLAGPLALEADEPEKGSIILLIATDAPLDARQLRRLALRAGAGLARTGSVFGHGSGDIALAFSTAYTVPQQTDRPMPAVAMLHDGLIDPLFQAVADSTEQAIVHALCCARAVTGRNGHHRKALADLLPDGAAPTHPQTP
- a CDS encoding efflux RND transporter permease subunit, which encodes MHADSSSINASSQPVVARLEDFDTRSGTLLERAFFNHRPWVMALCLLLTLVLGWQATKLQLNASFEKTIPTSHPYIVNYLAHKGDLAGQGNALRLVVQAKKGTIFDKRYLDALQKINDEIFLLPGVDRPFMKSLWTSNTRWVAVTEEGLDGGPVIPDVYDGSAASLADLRANVERSGEIGQLVAGDFKSSIVFVPLLDRNPETGKALDYGDLSRQIEVLRARYGSDTLEIGVTGFAKVVGDLIEGLQQVLLFFLLALAITTMVLFAYTRCGRSTALVVACSLVAVVWQFGLLALLGYELDPYSVLVPFLVFAIGMSHGAQKMNGIMQDIGRGTHRVVAARYTFRRLFMAGLTALLCDAVGFAVLVIIQIKVIQDLALIASIGVAVLIFTNLVLLPILLSYTGVAPSAAARSLREETVQAGARRPWLWALLDHFTQKRWATAAIVVSGLMAAGGYAVSVNLKIGDLDPGASELRADSRYNRDNAYQISHYAASADILTVMVTTPVDQCTSYGTLARLDSLAWGLEQLPGVESTNSMAALSRLAMVGYNEGNFKWFELLPNDGALGGVQTRAPRELFNQNCSFLALYVYLKDHKAETLSRVVAEVEKFAAANNTPEVTFKLAAGSAGIDAATNIVVGKAMQEMLLWVYAAVVVLCWITFRSWRAVVVAVLPLVLTSILCEALMVWLGMGVKVATLPVIALGVGIGVDYALYVLSITLARMREGASLSDAYHHALQFTGRVVMLTGITLALAVGTWAFSPIKFQADMGILLAFMFVWNMVGALVLLPALGHFLLRKPVVAVVAPAAISVSI